The following is a genomic window from Xyrauchen texanus isolate HMW12.3.18 chromosome 6, RBS_HiC_50CHRs, whole genome shotgun sequence.
tgttgattcacattgtttctagattattgtgcagagtgatcggatgcattttaaataattgcaaaatgcttcattggccaaaacaaaaaatgtactttcacaaaaacccaaatttcacagttttttggtcctggcacaaaatgaccagctaacatcatttcactaatcgtatcagcagcacctgggaaagtgtgaacgagtactagtcactatcattctgattggattataagagcagactgattgctataaaagggaagaagtgcttccaatcattgtgttcttgttagcaatggttacctctaaagaaagacgtgaaGCCATCATCAATTTATGTCAAAATGGTCTcaaatgcaaggaaattgctgcaaagaatattgcgtCATTAAAAAAacccatttaccggatcatcaagaacttcaaggagagaggttcaactgcagtgaagaaggcttcaggacgtcccagagtggcAGGACCGtttcctcctgaggagtcagttatggaatcgtgtcaccaccagtgcagagcttgcttaataatggcagcaggttggtgtgagtgcatctgcacgcacagtgtgGCGAAGGCTTTTGGACAACGGCCTGGTGtgaagaagggcagcaaagaagccacttctctccaagaaaaacatcaaggacagactgaaattctgcaagaTGTACAAGGATTGGagagcagaagactggtgcaaagttattttctctgatgaagcccccttccgactttttgggacatctggaaaatcgatagtccggagaagaaaaggtgaacactaccatgagtcttgtgtcatgccaacagtgaagcatactgagaccatccatgtgtggggttgcttttcatccaagggagtgggctctcacaATTCTTCCCAAAAACACTGGCacgaataaataatttttatcaaaacgtcctgcaagagcaacttctcccaacgatccaggagcaatttggtgatgatccgtgtgTTTTCCagtatgatggagcaccatgtcacaagacaagtgtaataatgaagtggctagGAGATCATTACATATATATTTTGGATCCGGAACTCCCCGGATCTTTATTCCATAGGGATAcagtggtcaatcctcaaaagcagaagcccacaaattgctATCAACTCTGAGcgctaataaggcaagaatggatcgccatcagtcaggatttggcccagatgctgatatccagcatgccagagcaaattgcagaggttatgaagaacaagggtcaacactgtaaatattgaatgtttttgccaataaatgcctttaaaaattattaaatgattatcattgttttccaatataccatagaaacatgtgaaaaaattctTCAAATActaaagcagcaaactttgcaaaacccacatttttgtaaatgccaatacttttggccacgactGTAGGTTATAACAGAATGGCACAATCATAAAAAAACATGgcaacaaaggaaaaaaaaaaaaaagctaaatgacCCCTGTTCAAAAGTCACATACCCTTAGTTCTTAATACTGTGTATTGCCCCCTTTAGCATCAATGACAGTGTGCagtcttttgtaatagttgtctaTGAGGCCCCAAATTTTTGCAGGTGGTATAGCTGCCCATTCGTCTTGGTAAAATGCCTCCAGGTCATGCAAAGTCTTTGGTCGTCATGCATGAACCACGCGTTTGAGATCTCCTCAGAGTGGCTTGATTATATTAAGGTCAGGAGACTGTGATGTCCACTCTAGAACCTTTACTTTTTCTGCTGTAACCACTGGAGTGTCAACTTGGCCTTGTGCTTAGGGTCATGCTTGAAAGTCCAAGAGCGTTCTTGCAGAAGAATGCAATTTGTCTGCCAATATTTTCTGATAACATTCTGCATTCATCTCACCATCAATTTTCACAAAAAGGCTTCTTTAGGGCTCACACACCCCCAAAATATCAGtgagccaccaccatgcttcacagtgggGATGGTATTCTTTTCACTATAAGCCTTGTTGGCCCATCTCCAAACATAGCGCTTAGTGGTTGTGACTATAAagctctattttggtctcatcacTCCAAATTACAGTGTGCCAGAAGCTGTGAGGCATGTCAAGGTGTTGTTTGGCATATTGTAACCAGGCTTTTTTGTGGCATTGGCACAGTAAAGCCTTATTTCTGGGAACCCGAGCATGCAGCACATTTTTGTTCATGTACCATCGTATTGTGTTCCTTGAAACAACCACACCGTCTTTTTCCGGAGCAGCATGTATTTCTCCTGAGGTTACCTGTGGGTGTTTCTTTCTTTCCAGAACAATTCTTCTGGCAATCATGGCTGAAATCTTTCTTGGTCTATCTGAACTTGGCTGGTATCAAGAGATCCCCAAATTTTCCACTTCTTAATAAGTGATTGAACATACTAACTGGCATTTTCAAGGCTTTGGAtatctttttatttccttttccaTCTTTATAAAGTTCCATTACCTTGTTACGCAGgtcttttgacatttattttctgCTCCCCATGGCTCAGTATCTAGCCTGCTCAGTGTATCCATGTGAGAGCTAACAAACTCATTGACTATTTATACACCTACAATAATTgcaatttaaaaagccacaggtgTTGGAAATTAACCTTTAATTGCCATTTAAACCTGTGTGTTTGTCACCTTGTGTATATGTAACAAGGTCAAACATTCGAGGGTATGTAAACTTTTTATCAGGGATATTTGGGTGATTCAGGGATATTTGGGTGATTTTGGTTATCATTATGACTTAATAATGAGCAAAACAACTATGTGATAATAAATGGCTTCATATGATCACTATCCTTAAATGAAAGAAATTTCACAATTTCTGTCAGGGTATGCAAACATTTGAGCGcatttgtatatgtgtatgtatatacagtgcatctggaaagtattcacagcacttcactttttccacattttgttatgttacagccttattctaaaatggattaaattcattattttcctcataattctacaaacaataccccataatgacaacttgaaagaagtttgtttgaaatctttgaaaatgtattaaaaaaataaataataaatcacatgtacataagtattcacagcctttgccgtgacactcaaaattgaggtgaggtgcatcctgtttcactgatcatccttgagatgtttctacaacttgattggagtccacctgtgataaattcagttgatttggacatgatttggaaaggcacacacctgtctatataaggtcccacagttaacagtgcatgttagagcacaaaccaagccatgaagtccaaggaattgtctgtagatctccgagacaggattgtatcgtggcacagatctagggaagggtacagaaacatttctgcagcattgaaggtcccaatgagtacagtggcctccatcatctgtaaatggaagaagtttggaaccactggGACTCTtgctagagctggccgcccggccaatctgagcgatcgggggagaagggccttagtcagggaggtgaccaagaacccgatggtctctctgacagagctccagcatttctctgtggagagaggagaaacttccagaagaacaaccatctctgcaacactccaccaatcaggcctgtatggaagccactcctcagtaaaaggcacatgacagcccacctggagtttgccaaaaggcacctgaagtaCTCTCAGACCAGgagaaacaaaattctatggtctgatgaaacaaagattgaactctttggccagcATTATGTCTAgaagaaaccaggcaccactgtagggatggtattggccaggtgattaGCGAAGCATGGtgctggcagcatcatgctgtggggatgtttttcagcggcaggaactggaagagtagtcaggattgagggaaagatgactGCAGCaaagtacagagacatccttgatgaaaacctgctccaaagctctctggacctcagactggaccatcttccaacaggacaacgaccctaagcacacagccaagataacaaggagtggctacgggacaactctgtgaatgtcgttgagtggcccagccagagcccagacttgaacccgattgaacatctctggagagatctgaaaatggctgtgcaccgacgctccccatccaacctgatggagcttgagaggtcctgcaaagaaaaatgggagaaactgcccaaaaataggtgttccaagcttgtagcatcatacacaaaaagacttgaggctgtaattggtgccaaaggtgcttcaacaaagtattgagcaaaggctgtgagtacttatgtacatgtgattttatttttaataaatttgctgagatttcaaacaaacttctttcactttgtcattatggggtattgtttgtagaattaagAGGAAAATAACTAattgaatcaattttggaataaggctgtaacgtaacataatgtggaaaaagtgaagcgctgtgaatactttccggatgtgtgtgtgtgtgtgtgtgtgtgtgtgtgtgtgtatatgtgtatgtgtgtatatatatatataatatatatatacatacagtatctcacaaaagtgagtacacccctcacatttttgtaaatatttgattatatcttttcatgtgacaacactacattgcagcaaagtgtcatttattcaaagtagtgagtgtacagcttgtataacagtgtaaatttgctgtcccctcaaaagaACTcaaaacacagccattaatgtctaaaccactggcaacaaaagtaagtacacccctaagtgaaaatgtccaaattgggcccaattagccattttccctcccagGTGTcttgtgactcgttagtgttacaaggtctcaggagTGAATGGGGagtaggtgtgttaaatttggtatCATCGTTCTCACACTCCCTCATTCTGGTCACTGGAAgatcaacatggcacctcatgacAAAGAACTTGCAAAAAGACttcaaagaagaaaaagaagattgccaagaccctgacactgagctgcagcacggtggccaaaaCCATtcagtggtttaacaggacaggttccactcagaacaggccttgccatggtcgaccaaagaagttgagtgcacatgctcagtgtcatatccagaggttgtctttgggaaatagacctatgagtgctgccagcattgctgcagaggttgaagggggtcagcctgtcagtgctcagaccatacgccgcacacttcatcaaattggtctgcatggctgtcgtcccagaaggaagcctcttctaaagatgatgcacaagaaagcctgcaaacagtttgctgaagacaagcagactaaggacatggattactggaaccatgtcctgtggtctgatgtgACCAagaaacttatttggttcagatggtggcaagcgtgtggcggaaaccaggcgaggagtacaaagacaagtatgtcttgcctacagtcaagcatggtggtgggagtgtcatggtgtggggctgcatgagtgctgccagcactggggagctgcagttcattgagggaaccatgaatggcaacatgtactgtgacatactgaagcagagcatgatcccctcccttgggagactgggccacagggcagtattccagcatgataacgaccccaaacaaacctccaagatgaccactgccttgctaaagaaggtgagggtgatggactggccaagcatgtctctccagacctaaaccctattgagcatctgtggggcatcctcaaatgcaAGGTGGAGgtgcacaaggtctctaacatgcACCATACTTCCAGGAGTGGAAGAGGattccagtggcaacctgtgaagctctggtgaacttcttgtccaagagggttaaagcagtgctggaaaataatggtggccacacaaaatattgacaatttgggcccaatttggacattttcacttactcacttttgttgccagtggttcagacattaatggctgtgtgttgagttatttagagggacagcaaatttactaCTGTTACTGTGAGGacactgtacactcactactttacgtTGCAGCAAAGTGttttttcttcagtgttgtcacatgaaaaggtataatcaaatatttacaaaaatgtgaggggtgtactcacttttgtgagatactgtgtgtatatatatatatgtatatgtatatgtatatgtatatgtgtatgttcaGTCTGCATGTATACTCATGTTTTCTCCTGTTGGTTGCAGCTGTAGCCTGGCACCCAGTTCATGAAGGCCTTTTTGCCAGTGGAGGCTCTGATGGATCACTGCTGTTCTGGAATGCAGGGTGGGCACCactcacaaaaatatattaaaattaaatcaaaGTTGGTCATCAGTGTATTTGAGTGCTAATGAATGGAAATATGCTGGCAGTGTGGAGAAGGAGGTGGGTGGAATGGAGATGGCTCATGAAGGAATGATCTGGAGTCTAGCCTGGCATCCACTAGGCCACATCTTGTGTTCAGGGTCTAACGACCATACCAGGTGAGTGTTTGCACGTAAATATGTCTGTGCCACATAAAGTAACCTGTAAACGCCTTAGAACATCTATTGTAACTATTAGGTAGTTGCAATGGATACCCTCAGGCAATTACAGGTATCCTTTTATGGTAGACCTATTAAAGGGATATAGGTAGGCCAGTTATAGTTTTCTAATGCAAGGGGTGATGAAAGTACTTGCCCAACTAATTCCCTGTAAAACTATCTCATTACTATGCATTGTCTTCCTCAGTAAATTTTGGACCAGGAATCGGCCAGGCGACAAGATGAGGGACAGATACAATCTTAATCTGTTGCCAGGGATGTCAGAGGATGGGATGGAGTATGGTTTGTATTACTTGACCACTTACAGTTTTAGGAGCCCTATAGAGGATGTATTATTCCTATatgttattaatgttttaatatggggggcctgggtagctcagtgagttaaagatgctgactaccacaccattgagtcgtgagtttgaacccaggtctcctaagcaaccaaattggcccggttgttagggagggtacagtcgcatggagtaacctcctcctGTTCACTATAATGAggttctcactctctgtggggcacgtggtgagttgtgcgcggagAGTAGCGTatagcctccacacacgctatgtctccacggtaacacgctcaacaagccacatgatcagATGCAAGGATTGACAGTCTCTGATGCAGAGACAACTGCAAtttgttctccgccacccggattgatgcaagtcactacgccaccacaaggacttagagcgcattgggaatttggcattctaaattggggagaaagagggggagaataaaataataatgttttattatgggATTTTCTAGATGATATGGATACCAATAGTGTTGCAGCCATTCCTGGCATGGGAATCCCAGAACAACTGAAGGCTGCCATGGAACAAGAACAAATTGGTTAGGACACAAAGTACACACACAGTCACTTATAATTGTTAATTCATTTTTAAGCATGATTATTAAACAATCACTATATGCCATTGCTAAATATCATCAATGTAATCTGTTCTTTAATAGAAGAAAGGGACAGTCTGTAATTGGCTGGTTAATGGTAATTGGTTGTTCTGTTTTCCGGTAAAGAGACAGTTGCAGAGTCTGAGCTGAGCattccagggctggactggggaATGGAGGAGGTCATGCAGAAGGACCTGAAAAAGGCCCCGACCAAGAAAGTTCCTTATGCAAAACCCATTCCAGCTCAGTTTCAACAGGTCAGTATGATCACTTTGTACATATGTACACCTGTAGTATTGGCAGCACTGTCAGACATACAGTTTTGTAAGCTATGTTGATAGTCATAGAAATGCCTGTCTTCTATTCAATAGGCATGGGCGGAGAATAAAGTTCCAGCCATGCCTCCTGGAGAGGTTCCAAAGGAGAGGAAAGATGAGAAGAAAGTCGATAGCAAGAAGAAGACTCAAGCAGAGATCGAGCAGGAGATGGCTGCATTGCAGTATACAAACCCGATGTTGCTAGAGGTCAACAGATTATCCTACATATACAGTTTTAGCATTGTGTCTTTAAAATCTGAATATGTCTATATTATGCAGTTTatcagtggttcatttattttggtaagaagttgtcttttttttttttttgtccatagcAACTGAAGATTGAGAGAATGGCACAGTTACAGGAGCAGGGAATGCCTCCCCCTGCTGGACAGTCAGGGCCAATGCCTCCCTTTCCAGGTCAGGGTGGTCCAATGCCCCATCCGCCACAAGGGTTCCCTCAGTCTATGCCCTCCCAACAGATGCCCCACAACATGCCTCCAATGGGCCCAGGTGGCCCGATGCCTAGTGGTCCATTCATACCTCCAGGGCAGATGGGTCCCTCAGGACCTCCCATGCACCAGGGGCCCCCTCCACAGGGCATGATGGGACCTCCAGACATGCATGGACCTCCACGTCATCCTGGCCCTCACAGAAACATGGGACCTCAGGGTCCTCCTGGCATGCATCCTGGCCCTAGAGGCATGCAGGGACCTCCTCCAGGAGGAATACCTCCAGGGTCTGGTGGACCTCCAGGTAGTATGATGGGACCACCACCACGAGGACAGGGGCCTCCCCAGGGAGGAATGATGCATCAGGAAATGAGGGGACCTGTGCCTCACGGAAACATGATGGGCCCTCAGGGGCCCATGGCAGGGGGTATGATGGGGCCCCCGCCCAGGACTCATGGCAATATGCAAGGCATGGGAAACATGCATGGGATGGGGCCTCCTCCAGGGGGGATGCATGGACCGCCAAACAACATACAAGGGCCACCGGGAAACATGCAAGGTCCTCCACCATACATGCAAGGCAAACCACCACACATGGGTGATGGAAACAGAGGACAGTTCAACCAGGTGAAGAAGGCATGCAATTagattttagaagaaaaaaagatttcaGTACATGGCACATACATGAACGCTAATGACAAAATGGTTTAACAGAATTGAAGTGTTGGTTGAATcttctattttttaaatgttatgcatGCTTTACAGGGTCAGAATCCTGGGCCTCAGTCAATGATGCATGGAATGGGACAACAGGCTCCTAACGGGAAAGGTAATACTCAATGAACACCATATTGTAATGCTtttaacaaatacaattattacattATGAAAGAAAAGCTTTTCATATCAGAATTGTCAAGTACATGAGTTATTAGTAATTTTGTTTCCTCCCTTTCCTGGTGCTCTTTGTGGGTGTAGATGGACCTCGGGGACCACCTAACCATCATATGGGACCCTCAGCGGAGCGACAAGGCCCGGGAGGACCGGGTCAGGGCTCTGATGGGAGCCAATACTGGGGTGAGGAGGGAGGCTATCAAGAGGGCTGGAGAAGAGGCCCTGGGGGTCCTGGCCAGGAATACTCAGGAGATCCCAGAGGCCACAGAGGAGGAGGACCAGGAGGTCAATGGGAGGGCCAGGAAAGATTCCCTTCACATGATGGAGAGTTCATGGGCCATGACGGGTACATTTCATTTAACACAACCTTAATAGTGTGGTTATTATTTACTAGTTGTTTGTTAATTGGCCAGAATCCTATGGGTTAGTATGTAAAATCTCTGTTAAATGTGTGTGGTGACTTAACTGTACAGGTTTGACGGGTATGAGGGCACTGGTGAGGAGTTTGACCCAAGGCAGAGACGACCACCGCATGGAGATGACTCGTAAGTTGCACAACACATGAGATTTGTCTACAATCAGCTGCATTGTGTTGTGACTGGAgaaatactgtacatattattcATAACGGTACTTGAGACTGGAAGACTTGGACTCTAAACGTATAATTGAAGCACTTTTCCAGAGGCCGAACGGGTGTGAGCACAGTGAATaacggttccagtagcatttccacttgagcacggttTGGTATGGTACGATTACAAATCATTCCCGGCCCATATTTCTCAGCATGCTTAGCTAACCTTACTCAACCGTACTGGTGGAACACCTTTATTACATGCTGACTCACAATTGGTCATTTGCTCTTTCACTCCATTCTAATTCCAATTTTGCAGCCTCACATTGGAAAAACGAGCACAGATTGGTAAGGAGAACCATTCGGCCccatggtggaaaagtggctttagataataaagtgattttattgggATTTTTCACTTATTCAAGAATGCTCCTATTCTGGAACACTAGTTTATAACTGAACTCAACTGATTGCTAAATGCACATTCTATATTGTCTGGCTCTGTGTACAGATATAGGAGGGGTGGCATAAGCGGGCATGGTGGAATGGGAGGATTCCAAGATGAGTACGGTGGAGATGAGAGCTTTGATTCCCAAGAAGACATGGGC
Proteins encoded in this region:
- the LOC127645179 gene encoding pre-mRNA 3' end processing protein WDR33-like isoform X2, whose product is MATDLGSPPRFFHMPRFQHQAPRQLFYKRPDFTQQQAMQQLTFDGKRMRKAVNRKTIDYNPSVIRYLENRLWQRDHRDFRAIQPDAGCYNELVPPVGMLSNPMNAVTTKFVRTSTNKVKCPVFVVRWTPEGRRLVTGASSGEFTLWNGLTFNFETILQAHDSPVRAMTWSHNDMWMLTADHGGYVKYWQSNMNNVKMFQAHKEAIREASFSPTDNKFATCSDDGTVRIWDFLRCHEERILRGHGADVKCVDWHPTKGLVVSGSKDSQQPIKFWDPKTGQSLATLHAHKNTVMEVKWNLNGNWLLTASRDHLCKLFDIRNLKEELQIFRGHKKEATAVAWHPVHEGLFASGGSDGSLLFWNAGVEKEVGGMEMAHEGMIWSLAWHPLGHILCSGSNDHTSKFWTRNRPGDKMRDRYNLNLLPGMSEDGMEYDDMDTNSVAAIPGMGIPEQLKAAMEQEQIETVAESELSIPGLDWGMEEVMQKDLKKAPTKKVPYAKPIPAQFQQAWAENKVPAMPPGEVPKERKDEKKVDSKKKTQAEIEQEMAALQYTNPMLLEQLKIERMAQLQEQGMPPPAGQSGPMPPFPGQGGPMPHPPQGFPQSMPSQQMPHNMPPMGPGGPMPSGPFIPPGQMGPSGPPMHQGPPPQGMMGPPDMHGPPRHPGPHRNMGPQGPPGMHPGPRGMQGPPPGGIPPGSGGPPGSMMGPPPRGQGPPQGGMMHQEMRGPVPHGNMMGPQGPMAGGMMGPPPRTHGNMQGMGNMHGMGPPPGGMHGPPNNIQGPPGNMQGPPPYMQGKPPHMGDGNRGQFNQGQNPGPQSMMHGMGQQAPNGKDGPRGPPNHHMGPSAERQGPGGPGQGSDGSQYWGEEGGYQEGWRRGPGGPGQEYSGDPRGHRGGGPGGQWEGQERFPSHDGEFMGHDGFDGYEGTGEEFDPRQRRPPHGDDSYRRGGISGHGGMGGFQDEYGGDESFDSQEDMGQGWGGRGRARGGPPRGGGVGRKGLLPTPDDYPSHFEGGRNQEGWEGGRDSGHEGYRDGQRPDHNIHDSPSPASRERSSSLQGMDMASLPPRKRPWHDGPGTGDMDSPGAGPDDRGAGRPPPRDEGGYGPPSRGVRGGWGRGGPPNPGGPSPGPNAGPMVRRGAPRGVMRGGRGR
- the LOC127645179 gene encoding pre-mRNA 3' end processing protein WDR33-like isoform X4, producing the protein MATDLGSPPRFFHMPRFQHQAPRQLFYKRPDFTQQQAMQQLTFDGKRMRKAVNRKTIDYNPSVIRYLENRLWQRDHRDFRAIQPDAGCYNELVPPVGMLSNPMNAVTTKFVRTSTNKVKCPVFVVRWTPEGRRLVTGASSGEFTLWNGLTFNFETILQAHDSPVRAMTWSHNDMWMLTADHGGYVKYWQSNMNNVKMFQAHKEAIREASFSPTDNKFATCSDDGTVRIWDFLRCHEERILRGHGADVKCVDWHPTKGLVVSGSKDSQQPIKFWDPKTGQSLATLHAHKNTVMEVKWNLNGNWLLTASRDHLCKLFDIRNLKEELQIFRGHKKEATAVAWHPVHEGLFASGGSDGSLLFWNAGVEKEVGGMEMAHEGMIWSLAWHPLGHILCSGSNDHTSKFWTRNRPGDKMRDRYNLNLLPGMSEDGMEYDDMDTNSVAAIPGMGIPEQLKAAMEQEQIETVAESELSIPGLDWGMEEVMQKDLKKAPTKKVPYAKPIPAQFQQAWAENKVPAMPPGEVPKERKDEKKVDSKKKTQAEIEQEMAALQYTNPMLLEQLKIERMAQLQEQGMPPPAGQSGPMPPFPGQGGPMPHPPQGFPQSMPSQQMPHNMPPMGPGGPMPSGPFIPPGQMGPSGPPMHQGPPPQGMMGPPDMHGPPRHPGPHRNMGPQGPPGMHPGPRGMQGPPPGGIPPGSGGPPGSMMGPPPRGQGPPQGGMMHQEMRGPVPHGNMMGPQGPMAGGMMGPPPRTHGNMQGMGNMHGMGPPPGGMHGPPNNIQGPPGNMQGPPPYMQGKPPHMGDGNRGQFNQGQNPGPQSMMHGMGQQAPNGKDGPRGPPNHHMGPSAERQGPGGPGQGSDGSQYWGEEGGYQEGWRRGPGGPGQEYSGDPRGHRGGGPGGQWEGQERFPSHDGEFMGHDGFDGYEGTGEEFDPRQRRPPHGDDSYRRGGISGHGGMGGFQDEYGGDESFDSQEDMGQGWGGRGRARGGPPRGGHEGYRDGQRPDHNIHDSPSPASRERSSSLQGMDMASLPPRKRPWHDGPGTGDMDSPGAGPDDRGAGRPPPRDEGGYGPPSRGVRGGWGRGGPPNPGGPSPGPNAGPMVRRGAPRGVMRGGRGR
- the LOC127645179 gene encoding pre-mRNA 3' end processing protein WDR33-like isoform X1 produces the protein MATDLGSPPRFFHMPRFQHQAPRQLFYKRPDFTQQQAMQQLTFDGKRMRKAVNRKTIDYNPSVIRYLENRLWQRDHRDFRAIQPDAGCYNELVPPVGMLSNPMNAVTTKFVRTSTNKVKCPVFVVRWTPEGRRLVTGASSGEFTLWNGLTFNFETILQAHDSPVRAMTWSHNDMWMLTADHGGYVKYWQSNMNNVKMFQAHKEAIREASFSPTDNKFATCSDDGTVRIWDFLRCHEERILRGHGADVKCVDWHPTKGLVVSGSKDSQQPIKFWDPKTGQSLATLHAHKNTVMEVKWNLNGNWLLTASRDHLCKLFDIRNLKEELQIFRGHKKEATAVAWHPVHEGLFASGGSDGSLLFWNAGVEKEVGGMEMAHEGMIWSLAWHPLGHILCSGSNDHTSKFWTRNRPGDKMRDRYNLNLLPGMSEDGMEYDDMDTNSVAAIPGMGIPEQLKAAMEQEQIETVAESELSIPGLDWGMEEVMQKDLKKAPTKKVPYAKPIPAQFQQAWAENKVPAMPPGEVPKERKDEKKVDSKKKTQAEIEQEMAALQYTNPMLLEQLKIERMAQLQEQGMPPPAGQSGPMPPFPGQGGPMPHPPQGFPQSMPSQQMPHNMPPMGPGGPMPSGPFIPPGQMGPSGPPMHQGPPPQGMMGPPDMHGPPRHPGPHRNMGPQGPPGMHPGPRGMQGPPPGGIPPGSGGPPGSMMGPPPRGQGPPQGGMMHQEMRGPVPHGNMMGPQGPMAGGMMGPPPRTHGNMQGMGNMHGMGPPPGGMHGPPNNIQGPPGNMQGPPPYMQGKPPHMGDGNRGQFNQGQNPGPQSMMHGMGQQAPNGKDGPRGPPNHHMGPSAERQGPGGPGQGSDGSQYWGEEGGYQEGWRRGPGGPGQEYSGDPRGHRGGGPGGQWEGQERFPSHDGEFMGHDGFDGYEGTGEEFDPRQRRPPHGDDSYRRGGISGHGGMGGFQDEYGGDESFDSQEDMGQGWGGRGRARGGPPRGGGVGRKGLLPTPDDYPSHFEGGRNQEGWEGGRDSGHEGYRDGQRPDHNIHDSPSPASRERSSSLQGMDMASLPPRKRPWHDGPGTGDMDSPGAGPDDRGAVGRPPPRDEGGYGPPSRGVRGGWGRGGPPNPGGPSPGPNAGPMVRRGAPRGVMRGGRGR
- the LOC127645179 gene encoding pre-mRNA 3' end processing protein WDR33-like isoform X3, translated to MATDLGSPPRFFHMPRFQHQAPRQLFYKRPDFTQQQAMQQLTFDGKRMRKAVNRKTIDYNPSVIRYLENRLWQRDHRDFRAIQPDAGCYNELVPPVGMLSNPMNAVTTKFVRTSTNKVKCPVFVVRWTPEGRRLVTGASSGEFTLWNGLTFNFETILQAHDSPVRAMTWSHNDMWMLTADHGGYVKYWQSNMNNVKMFQAHKEAIREASFSPTDNKFATCSDDGTVRIWDFLRCHEERILRGHGADVKCVDWHPTKGLVVSGSKDSQQPIKFWDPKTGQSLATLHAHKNTVMEVKWNLNGNWLLTASRDHLCKLFDIRNLKEELQIFRGHKKEATAVAWHPVHEGLFASGGSDGSLLFWNAGVEKEVGGMEMAHEGMIWSLAWHPLGHILCSGSNDHTSKFWTRNRPGDKMRDRYNLNLLPGMSEDGMEYDDMDTNSVAAIPGMGIPEQLKAAMEQEQIETVAESELSIPGLDWGMEEVMQKDLKKAPTKKVPYAKPIPAQFQQAWAENKVPAMPPGEVPKERKDEKKVDSKKKTQAEIEQEMAALQYTNPMLLEQLKIERMAQLQEQGMPPPAGQSGPMPPFPGQGGPMPHPPQGFPQSMPSQQMPHNMPPMGPGGPMPSGPFIPPGQMGPSGPPMHQGPPPQGMMGPPDMHGPPRHPGPHRNMGPQGPPGMHPGPRGMQGPPPGGIPPGSGGPPGSMMGPPPRGQGPPQGGMMHQEMRGPVPHGNMMGPQGPMAGGMMGPPPRTHGNMQGMGNMHGMGPPPGGMHGPPNNIQGPPGNMQGPPPYMQGKPPHMGDGNRGQFNQGQNPGPQSMMHGMGQQAPNGKDGPRGPPNHHMGPSAERQGPGGPGQGSDGSQYWGEEGGYQEGWRRGPGGPGQEYSGDPRGHRGGGPGGQWEGQERFPSHDGEFMGHDGFDGYEGTGEEFDPRQRRPPHGDDSYRRGGISGHGGMGGFQDEYGGDESFDSQEDMGQGWGGRGRARGGPPRGGHEGYRDGQRPDHNIHDSPSPASRERSSSLQGMDMASLPPRKRPWHDGPGTGDMDSPGAGPDDRGAVGRPPPRDEGGYGPPSRGVRGGWGRGGPPNPGGPSPGPNAGPMVRRGAPRGVMRGGRGR